The following proteins come from a genomic window of Pocillopora verrucosa isolate sample1 chromosome 6, ASM3666991v2, whole genome shotgun sequence:
- the LOC131792874 gene encoding ribonuclease H2 subunit B-like isoform X2: MPRNIQNDNNKSREVNQWVFIAPEDAVCGQERDELEPVFIKIPHPRTGMEQQFLLSHSGEKIFEVLKFTEEPRSWFIEDSVQKDGSLFVITPVDPLFLVLPYLTKYSQKFRTLDQLLLDDEHPSICRLTGCFRSDEILNICDVKGDDDLQVFRLDKEKTIAWLKTKVEQTANGISQSSVHVSKGSQSATFIRSRRHMDASRSDYVSYAFGLVSEYLSLQWSERLKESLGITDEAQLSSPEGPPTKRAKVTDEIPEATEDYSKEFSKLNSKTENDKTATKLTAAQKSLSKVDKKGMKSISSFFGGAGGKTAKKK, from the exons ATGCCAAGAAACATtcaaaatgacaacaacaaatcCAGAGAAGTAAATCAGTGGGTATTCATTGCCCCAG AAGATGCCGTTTGTGGTCAAGAACGCGATGAATTAGAACCTGTGTTCATAAAGATTCCGCATCCTCGCACAG GTATGGAACAACAGTTTTTGCTCTCTCACAGTGGGGAAAAGATCTTTGAGGTCTTGAAATTTACCGAAGAACCCAGATCATGGTTTATAGAGGACTCTGTACAAAAAG atggaAGCCTCTTTGTCATCACTCCAGTGGACCCACTTTTCCTTGTCTTACCATATCTCACAAAATATTCTCAAAAG TTTAGAACCCTTGATCAGCTACTTTTGGATGATGAGCACCCATCAATCTGCAGACTGACTGGTTGTTTTAGATCTGATGAGATACTTAATATATGTGATGTTAAGGGTGATGACGATCTGCAAGTGTTCAGACTCGATAAAGAGAAGACTATAGCCTGGTTGAAAACAAAG GTTGAACAGACTGCAAATGGTATCTCTCAGAGTAGTGTCCATGTTTCCAAAGGTTCTCAAAGTGCAACATTCATAAGGAGTAGACGGCACATGGATGCTTCAAGAT CTGACTATGTGAGTTATGCATTTGGGTTGGTATCTGAATATCTATCCTTGCAGTGGAGTGAAAGACTCAAGGAATCATTGGG CATCACAGATGAAGCACAATTATCATCTCCAGAAGGGCCTCCCACAAAG AGAGCCAAAGTAACTGATGAGATTCCTGAAGCTACAGAGGATTATTCCAAAGAATTCAGCAAGCTGAATTCTAAAACCGAAAATGATAAG ACTGCCACGAAGTTAACAGCAGCTCAAAAGTCACTATCCAAGGTGGACAAAAAAGGCATGAAGTCGATATCAAGTTTCTTTGGAGGTGCAGGtggtaaaacggccaaaaagaAATAG
- the LOC131792874 gene encoding ribonuclease H2 subunit B-like isoform X1 produces the protein MPRNIQNDNNKSREVNQWVFIAPEDAVCGQERDELEPVFIKIPHPRTGMEQQFLLSHSGEKIFEVLKFTEEPRSWFIEDSVQKDGSLFVITPVDPLFLVLPYLTKYSQKFRTLDQLLLDDEHPSICRLTGCFRSDEILNICDVKGDDDLQVFRLDKEKTIAWLKTKVEQTANGISQSSVHVSKGSQSATFIRSRRHMDASRSDYVSYAFGLVSEYLSLQWSERLKESLGITDEAQLSSPEGPPTKRAKVTDEIPEATEDYSKEFSKLNSKTENDKQTATKLTAAQKSLSKVDKKGMKSISSFFGGAGGKTAKKK, from the exons ATGCCAAGAAACATtcaaaatgacaacaacaaatcCAGAGAAGTAAATCAGTGGGTATTCATTGCCCCAG AAGATGCCGTTTGTGGTCAAGAACGCGATGAATTAGAACCTGTGTTCATAAAGATTCCGCATCCTCGCACAG GTATGGAACAACAGTTTTTGCTCTCTCACAGTGGGGAAAAGATCTTTGAGGTCTTGAAATTTACCGAAGAACCCAGATCATGGTTTATAGAGGACTCTGTACAAAAAG atggaAGCCTCTTTGTCATCACTCCAGTGGACCCACTTTTCCTTGTCTTACCATATCTCACAAAATATTCTCAAAAG TTTAGAACCCTTGATCAGCTACTTTTGGATGATGAGCACCCATCAATCTGCAGACTGACTGGTTGTTTTAGATCTGATGAGATACTTAATATATGTGATGTTAAGGGTGATGACGATCTGCAAGTGTTCAGACTCGATAAAGAGAAGACTATAGCCTGGTTGAAAACAAAG GTTGAACAGACTGCAAATGGTATCTCTCAGAGTAGTGTCCATGTTTCCAAAGGTTCTCAAAGTGCAACATTCATAAGGAGTAGACGGCACATGGATGCTTCAAGAT CTGACTATGTGAGTTATGCATTTGGGTTGGTATCTGAATATCTATCCTTGCAGTGGAGTGAAAGACTCAAGGAATCATTGGG CATCACAGATGAAGCACAATTATCATCTCCAGAAGGGCCTCCCACAAAG AGAGCCAAAGTAACTGATGAGATTCCTGAAGCTACAGAGGATTATTCCAAAGAATTCAGCAAGCTGAATTCTAAAACCGAAAATGATAAG CAGACTGCCACGAAGTTAACAGCAGCTCAAAAGTCACTATCCAAGGTGGACAAAAAAGGCATGAAGTCGATATCAAGTTTCTTTGGAGGTGCAGGtggtaaaacggccaaaaagaAATAG